One part of the Streptomyces sp. NBC_00286 genome encodes these proteins:
- a CDS encoding VOC family protein, protein MTTNGFTTCLWFDGQAEDAANFYVSVFKNSQLGRVLRYTKAGPGPAGTVVTVEFVANGQKFVALNGGPEFKFNEAISFEIRCDDQDEVDFYWNKLTEDGGQEGPCGWLKDKFGVSWQVVPTRFLELIGDPDEEKAARAMEAMMKMSKLDIATLEKAVAGE, encoded by the coding sequence ATGACCACCAACGGCTTCACCACATGCCTCTGGTTCGACGGCCAAGCCGAAGACGCCGCGAACTTCTACGTGTCCGTCTTCAAGAACTCCCAACTCGGCCGAGTCCTCCGCTACACGAAGGCCGGCCCCGGCCCCGCCGGCACAGTCGTGACCGTCGAGTTCGTGGCGAACGGACAGAAGTTCGTCGCCCTCAACGGCGGCCCCGAGTTCAAGTTCAACGAGGCCATCTCCTTCGAGATCCGCTGTGACGACCAGGACGAGGTCGACTTCTACTGGAACAAGCTCACCGAGGACGGCGGACAGGAGGGCCCCTGTGGCTGGCTGAAGGACAAGTTCGGCGTCTCCTGGCAGGTCGTCCCGACCAGGTTCCTCGAGCTCATCGGCGACCCCGACGAGGAGAAGGCGGCCAGGGCGATGGAAGCGATGATGAAGATGTCGAAGCTGGACATCGCGACCCTCGAGAAGGCCGTCGCAGGCGAGTAA
- a CDS encoding DUF6777 domain-containing protein yields the protein MSAEPPSSDRPTGPPSGPLSGPSQPPPPGDRAPLGPSGGGSESGGPGGGGPSGPSGPLGPAEPGPGDGPARPWWRSAPRVAVIALVAVAAVVLAVVFTRPDGGTSGSGGEVFLQAAGKSGPDPFTKSTAEDNTTLPETPSPTPTSDGANVTRGVDGSAPGLYGGTRNKASCDVEQQIDYLQESPAKNKAFASVLGLDPSGVPGYLRSLTPVQLRMDTRVTNHGYRDGAATSYQAVLQSGTAVLVDDRGVPRVRCACGNPLTPPVALKGTPKRTGDSWPSYSSSNVVVVAPATQVVNIFVLYDPDNDEWIERHKGDTGTKDKKTKPPEKRPTPSESSLPPSCPPGEEATETNGTTRCPTTSPATPSTPTPETTSPDEETSPESEPEPETSEPPPDEPAPEEEAPADSPPDQGSPEAPANGSEPVPST from the coding sequence GTGAGCGCCGAACCCCCGTCCTCCGACCGCCCCACCGGACCCCCTTCGGGCCCGCTCTCGGGACCGTCCCAGCCTCCTCCACCGGGTGACCGCGCCCCCCTGGGTCCGTCGGGCGGCGGCTCAGAGTCCGGAGGTCCGGGAGGCGGCGGCCCTTCAGGCCCCAGCGGCCCGCTCGGCCCGGCCGAGCCAGGCCCCGGTGACGGACCCGCCCGGCCGTGGTGGAGGTCCGCGCCCCGCGTCGCGGTCATCGCCCTCGTGGCCGTCGCCGCAGTGGTCCTGGCCGTCGTCTTCACCCGCCCCGACGGCGGCACCTCGGGCTCCGGCGGCGAAGTCTTCCTCCAGGCCGCGGGCAAGTCGGGCCCCGACCCGTTCACGAAGTCGACGGCGGAGGACAACACAACCCTCCCCGAGACACCCTCGCCGACGCCCACCTCGGACGGCGCCAACGTGACGCGTGGCGTGGACGGTTCGGCCCCCGGCCTGTACGGCGGTACGCGCAACAAGGCGAGCTGCGACGTGGAGCAGCAGATCGACTACCTCCAGGAGTCCCCGGCCAAGAACAAGGCCTTCGCCTCCGTCCTGGGCCTCGACCCCTCCGGCGTCCCCGGCTATCTCCGCTCGCTCACCCCCGTACAGCTGCGCATGGACACCCGCGTCACCAACCACGGCTACCGAGACGGCGCCGCCACCAGCTACCAAGCCGTCCTGCAGTCCGGCACCGCCGTCCTGGTCGACGACCGGGGCGTACCTCGCGTCCGCTGCGCCTGCGGCAACCCGCTCACACCGCCGGTCGCCCTTAAGGGCACGCCGAAGAGGACGGGCGACTCGTGGCCTTCGTACAGCTCGTCGAACGTCGTGGTCGTCGCGCCCGCGACCCAGGTCGTCAACATCTTCGTCCTCTACGACCCCGACAACGACGAGTGGATCGAACGCCACAAGGGTGACACCGGCACCAAGGACAAGAAGACCAAGCCCCCCGAGAAGCGCCCGACCCCGTCCGAGAGCTCGCTCCCGCCGTCCTGCCCGCCCGGCGAAGAGGCCACGGAGACGAACGGCACCACCAGGTGCCCGACGACGTCACCGGCCACCCCGTCCACGCCCACCCCGGAAACGACGTCTCCGGACGAGGAGACGTCCCCGGAGTCCGAGCCGGAGCCCGAGACCTCCGAGCCTCCACCCGACGAGCCCGCCCCGGAGGAAGAGGCCCCCGCCGATTCACCACCCGACCAGGGCTCCCCGGAGGCCCCGGCCAACGGCTCCGAGCCGGTCCCGAGCACGTGA
- a CDS encoding streptophobe family protein, translating into MRTQSRAEQAVARHGWAEAVVTVLAGVIVMLMVAALGLWAAGATDLPEGAFPRVVLATVVAAVGGSVEFAGNAGALAETQANLTVLPLSVALAGVLVVAAGFLRPLRHRAVAGAPELAGWAARVAVVWLVALIALSVPARQTFDISLGEDGLGDLGDLFGEVASPRVGFEAEVPVTVFFGLLWLAGVMILALVVSRRAPLPARLLRFQESVRPAAFAMVVLLLAYVVLGLLIALVVAATRGHAVETFAVILLGLPNLVWLVFTIGLGASWEGRVDGPFGLPMPRLLDLVMRTPDISRIDLRSLSEHDGRVWWLVVVNAVLLIGAAFLMAARSPARTRLWQHAVHMAVALVLTVLAVCLVGRIHAHYGLSLLGISDLGGGLSGDLLLRPRLWTALGFAALWGLVTGFLGGLLAWRVHRRGEVASTRP; encoded by the coding sequence GTGAGGACGCAATCACGCGCTGAGCAGGCAGTTGCCCGCCATGGCTGGGCCGAGGCCGTCGTGACGGTCCTCGCGGGGGTGATCGTCATGCTCATGGTCGCCGCGCTCGGGCTGTGGGCGGCCGGGGCGACGGATCTGCCCGAGGGCGCGTTTCCACGGGTCGTTCTGGCCACCGTGGTGGCGGCGGTCGGCGGTTCGGTCGAGTTCGCGGGCAACGCCGGAGCCCTCGCCGAGACCCAGGCGAATCTGACAGTGCTCCCCCTGTCGGTGGCCCTCGCCGGAGTGCTGGTCGTCGCCGCCGGGTTCCTGCGGCCGTTGCGGCATCGGGCTGTGGCCGGGGCACCGGAGCTGGCGGGGTGGGCCGCCCGTGTCGCCGTCGTGTGGCTCGTCGCGCTCATCGCGCTCTCGGTGCCGGCCCGGCAGACCTTCGACATCTCGCTCGGGGAGGACGGTCTTGGTGATCTCGGCGACCTGTTCGGGGAGGTCGCGTCGCCCCGGGTGGGGTTCGAGGCCGAGGTTCCGGTGACGGTGTTCTTCGGGCTGCTGTGGCTCGCGGGCGTCATGATTCTGGCGCTGGTGGTGTCGCGGAGGGCGCCGCTTCCGGCGCGGTTGCTGCGGTTCCAGGAGTCGGTGCGGCCTGCCGCGTTCGCGATGGTCGTGTTGCTTCTCGCGTACGTCGTCCTCGGGCTCCTCATCGCTCTGGTTGTGGCGGCGACGCGTGGGCATGCCGTCGAGACCTTTGCCGTGATCCTTCTCGGGCTGCCCAATCTCGTCTGGCTCGTCTTCACCATTGGCCTGGGTGCCTCGTGGGAGGGGCGCGTGGACGGGCCGTTCGGGCTGCCCATGCCACGGTTGCTGGACCTGGTGATGCGTACGCCGGACATCTCGAGGATCGATCTGCGCTCGCTGTCCGAGCACGACGGCAGGGTGTGGTGGCTGGTCGTCGTCAATGCCGTGCTGCTGATCGGCGCCGCGTTCCTGATGGCCGCGCGCTCACCGGCCCGGACGCGTCTTTGGCAGCACGCGGTGCACATGGCGGTGGCGCTTGTGCTCACGGTGCTCGCCGTCTGCCTGGTCGGCAGGATTCACGCGCACTACGGACTGTCGCTCCTCGGCATCAGTGACCTGGGCGGCGGGCTGTCCGGTGATCTCCTGCTGCGGCCTCGGCTGTGGACCGCGCTGGGGTTCGCCGCGCTCTGGGGGCTGGTGACCGGTTTCCTGGGCGGGCTGCTCGCCTGGCGTGTGCACCGGCGGGGCGAGGTGGCCAGTACGCGACCGTGA
- a CDS encoding class I SAM-dependent methyltransferase, with protein sequence MIEPDFLHATRTGYDSVAARYAEAFADGLEDWPLDRAMLAAFAEFVRADGAGPVADLGCGPGHVTHLLHALGLSAFGVDLSAEMIAIAREAHPELRFDQGSMTALPLGDGELGGILARYSIIHTPPERLPEVFAEFHRVLAPGGHVLLAFQALDDPSRLAEAFDHKVALAYRWSPGPVADLLRARGLVEVARLVREPHEDDERGFHQAHLLARKGEPAAFRRPLPTRRKNSV encoded by the coding sequence ATGATCGAACCCGACTTCCTGCACGCCACTCGCACGGGGTACGACTCCGTAGCCGCCCGTTATGCCGAGGCGTTCGCCGACGGGCTCGAGGACTGGCCTCTCGACCGGGCGATGCTCGCCGCGTTCGCCGAGTTCGTGCGGGCGGACGGCGCCGGGCCGGTCGCGGATCTTGGCTGTGGGCCCGGCCATGTGACGCACTTGCTGCACGCGCTGGGGTTGTCCGCGTTCGGCGTGGACCTGTCGGCGGAGATGATCGCCATCGCCCGTGAGGCGCATCCGGAGCTGCGGTTCGATCAGGGCTCGATGACCGCGCTGCCGCTCGGCGACGGTGAACTCGGCGGGATTCTCGCCCGGTACTCGATCATCCACACGCCGCCGGAGCGCCTGCCGGAGGTGTTCGCCGAGTTCCACCGGGTGCTGGCGCCGGGCGGCCATGTGCTCCTCGCGTTCCAGGCCCTCGACGATCCCTCTCGGCTCGCCGAGGCCTTCGACCACAAGGTGGCGCTCGCCTACCGATGGTCGCCAGGACCCGTCGCCGACCTGCTGCGCGCGAGAGGGCTCGTCGAGGTGGCGCGTCTGGTGCGGGAGCCCCACGAGGACGATGAACGGGGCTTCCATCAGGCCCATCTGCTGGCTCGTAAGGGCGAACCGGCGGCTTTTCGACGGCCGTTGCCCACGAGGCGGAAGAATTCCGTCTGA
- a CDS encoding aminotransferase class IV, whose product MTQPATAEGLLAWNPGSGLTRGLAADTRLLAADSWLLRDGLVRGFERHRARFERACADCGAPLPGRLTEFWRDMTAALPRTGAWFPRVELVRGSLQLRLLLRHAPELAPDVRVWAAGQLDPRTVPRRKGPDLDVLARVRQRAAGQGAQEAVLIAPSGLVLEGSSSSLLWWEDDTLCSPPTRLPLLPGVTLGLIQERAAATGIQLAHRERTVEELEGREVWLVNALHGIRPVVAWEGRPLEAGPALRAEEWRKWLDDIMEPLPVT is encoded by the coding sequence ATGACGCAACCCGCAACCGCAGAGGGCCTGTTGGCCTGGAACCCGGGCAGTGGTCTGACCCGGGGGCTGGCGGCCGACACCCGACTGCTGGCCGCGGACTCGTGGCTGCTGCGCGACGGACTGGTGCGCGGCTTCGAGCGGCACCGGGCACGCTTCGAGCGCGCCTGCGCCGACTGCGGCGCCCCACTGCCCGGACGACTCACCGAGTTCTGGCGGGACATGACCGCGGCCCTGCCCCGAACGGGAGCCTGGTTTCCGCGCGTCGAACTCGTCCGAGGATCCCTGCAGTTGAGACTCCTGCTGCGGCACGCCCCCGAACTGGCCCCAGATGTACGGGTGTGGGCGGCGGGCCAGCTCGACCCGCGGACCGTGCCCCGCCGCAAGGGCCCCGACCTCGACGTCCTGGCCCGGGTCAGGCAGCGGGCGGCCGGACAGGGCGCCCAGGAAGCCGTACTCATCGCGCCCTCGGGCCTCGTCCTGGAGGGATCGAGCTCCAGCCTCCTGTGGTGGGAGGACGACACCCTCTGCTCGCCCCCGACACGGCTGCCCCTGCTCCCGGGCGTCACGCTCGGGCTCATCCAGGAACGAGCCGCGGCCACCGGCATCCAACTCGCCCACCGCGAGCGGACCGTGGAGGAACTGGAGGGCCGCGAGGTGTGGCTGGTGAACGCCCTGCACGGGATCCGTCCGGTGGTCGCGTGGGAGGGCAGACCGCTGGAGGCGGGCCCGGCGTTGCGGGCAGAGGAATGGAGAAAATGGCTGGACGACATCATGGAGCCGTTGCCGGTCACCTGA
- a CDS encoding TetR/AcrR family transcriptional regulator has product MRADAARNLDAVLQTGARLLAHNPSTSIAAIAAAAGLDRRTVYRRFKTREALMTAVYVAKLDACEKVVAQARLTEAPVAVALHRYAEGIITVSRRWPVDVQQVHDEAMAARLQRLLEQLDAFMDRAVREGVIRPGLPDRWARSLLVHLTNIAAHEMPELSPAQGADMVAQSLITGLGAT; this is encoded by the coding sequence ATGAGAGCTGACGCGGCACGCAACCTGGACGCGGTCCTGCAGACCGGAGCACGTCTGCTGGCACACAACCCGAGCACGAGCATCGCGGCGATCGCAGCGGCAGCGGGCCTCGACCGACGTACCGTCTACCGCCGCTTCAAGACCCGCGAGGCACTGATGACCGCCGTCTACGTGGCCAAGCTCGACGCCTGCGAGAAGGTCGTCGCCCAGGCACGGCTGACCGAGGCCCCCGTGGCGGTGGCACTGCACCGGTACGCGGAGGGCATCATCACCGTCAGCAGGCGGTGGCCCGTGGACGTCCAACAGGTGCACGACGAAGCGATGGCCGCCCGCCTCCAGCGACTGCTCGAGCAACTCGACGCCTTCATGGACCGCGCGGTCCGCGAGGGTGTCATCCGGCCCGGTCTTCCTGACCGCTGGGCCCGCTCCCTACTCGTCCACCTCACCAACATTGCCGCACACGAGATGCCGGAGCTGTCCCCCGCCCAGGGAGCCGACATGGTGGCCCAGTCCCTGATCACCGGACTCGGCGCCACCTGA
- a CDS encoding FAD-dependent monooxygenase: protein MSPVIVVGAGPVGLSAALALRARDLPVTLLEADPEGRERPGSRALFVHRETLHLLESMRPGLAEEITAYGSTWQTKRTLYRGREVYSRTFPPPSGPPPFTSLRQVDTERFLLAACKDAGVEFVWGAEVVGVRTGPTGVTLTDDDGRTWTGSHVVAADGARSALRRELGIALEGGHANGFHVVVDVADIPGAELPLERVFHYEHPGVGGRSVMRVPFTGGFQLDLQCRDDDRQEAYGTEESVRGWLPAVVGEGYADRILWVSTYRFLRKVAAGFTDPHHRVLLVGEAAHLFPPFGARGMNSGIADAAAAAEAIATGVPEAVAHFAAARRAAALFNSAAAGTALDHLRPRRRIVRAKQRAAAALAPVLPWCGAWLEHAPYGPRNGSPASAGRKY from the coding sequence ATGAGCCCCGTCATCGTGGTGGGCGCGGGACCCGTGGGCCTGTCGGCCGCCCTCGCCCTGCGCGCCCGCGACCTGCCGGTCACCCTCCTGGAAGCCGACCCCGAGGGCCGCGAACGGCCGGGCAGCCGCGCCCTGTTCGTCCACCGGGAGACCCTGCACCTGCTCGAGTCGATGCGACCGGGACTGGCCGAGGAGATCACCGCGTACGGAAGCACCTGGCAGACCAAGCGCACCCTGTACCGGGGCCGCGAGGTCTACTCCCGCACCTTCCCGCCGCCCTCGGGACCACCGCCATTCACCAGCCTGCGCCAGGTGGACACCGAGCGTTTCCTGCTCGCCGCCTGCAAGGATGCCGGAGTCGAATTCGTGTGGGGCGCCGAGGTGGTGGGCGTACGCACCGGCCCGACCGGCGTCACCCTGACCGACGACGACGGCCGCACCTGGACCGGCAGCCACGTCGTCGCCGCCGACGGCGCCCGCTCGGCGCTGCGGCGCGAACTGGGCATCGCCCTGGAGGGCGGCCACGCGAACGGCTTCCACGTCGTCGTGGACGTCGCCGACATCCCGGGCGCGGAACTCCCGCTGGAGCGGGTCTTCCACTACGAGCATCCGGGCGTCGGCGGACGCAGCGTGATGCGCGTGCCGTTCACCGGTGGCTTCCAGCTCGACCTCCAGTGCCGCGACGACGACCGGCAGGAGGCGTACGGCACCGAGGAGTCCGTACGAGGCTGGCTGCCGGCCGTGGTGGGGGAGGGCTACGCCGACCGGATCCTGTGGGTGTCGACGTACCGATTCCTGCGCAAGGTCGCCGCCGGCTTCACCGACCCGCACCACCGGGTGCTGCTCGTCGGCGAGGCGGCGCACCTCTTCCCGCCGTTCGGCGCACGCGGCATGAACAGCGGAATCGCCGACGCGGCGGCGGCAGCGGAGGCCATCGCCACCGGAGTGCCGGAAGCGGTCGCCCACTTCGCCGCGGCCCGGCGCGCGGCGGCCCTGTTCAACAGCGCCGCCGCCGGCACCGCACTGGACCATCTACGGCCCCGCCGGCGGATCGTACGGGCCAAACAGCGCGCGGCAGCGGCACTCGCCCCCGTACTGCCGTGGTGCGGAGCCTGGCTGGAGCACGCTCCGTACGGGCCCCGCAACGGCTCACCGGCAAGCGCCGGCCGAAAGTACTAG
- a CDS encoding PPOX class F420-dependent oxidoreductase produces the protein MSEKLKEVLDSRVFVTVATLQPDGSPHQSVVWVGRQGDDLLFVTGVDKVKVRNLRRDPRLSVAVNPPDDPYGYAVISGTARFESVGARERMDELAVKYTGKTYAEHNPQSYATLPELVTIHVTPEKIAARFL, from the coding sequence ATGTCCGAGAAGTTAAAGGAAGTCCTCGACTCCAGGGTCTTCGTCACCGTGGCGACCCTGCAGCCCGACGGCAGTCCGCACCAGTCCGTGGTCTGGGTAGGCAGGCAGGGAGACGACCTGCTCTTCGTGACCGGCGTGGACAAGGTCAAAGTGCGCAATCTGCGGCGCGACCCTCGGCTCAGCGTGGCAGTCAACCCGCCGGACGATCCCTACGGATACGCGGTGATCAGCGGCACCGCCCGATTCGAAAGCGTGGGTGCCCGCGAACGCATGGACGAACTGGCGGTCAAGTACACCGGCAAGACCTACGCCGAACACAACCCGCAGTCGTACGCCACGCTCCCGGAACTGGTCACCATCCACGTCACCCCGGAAAAGATCGCGGCCCGGTTCCTGTGA
- a CDS encoding transposase, whose protein sequence is MTRACALARAFADLVRHRRGFLLLEWIRQAEQDAPKPMQGFAGFLRQDLDAVTAGLTLPWSSGIVEGHVNRVKTLKRAMYGRASFELLRTRILTQP, encoded by the coding sequence ATCACCCGGGCCTGCGCCCTCGCCCGCGCCTTCGCCGATCTCGTCCGTCACCGGCGTGGATTTCTGCTGCTGGAGTGGATCCGCCAGGCCGAACAGGACGCCCCGAAGCCGATGCAGGGTTTCGCGGGCTTCCTCCGCCAGGACCTCGACGCCGTCACCGCCGGCCTCACCCTCCCGTGGAGTTCAGGGATTGTAGAGGGCCACGTGAACCGGGTGAAAACGCTCAAGCGGGCCATGTACGGCCGAGCCTCGTTCGAACTCCTCCGAACCCGGATCCTCACCCAGCCATGA
- a CDS encoding carboxymuconolactone decarboxylase family protein, with amino-acid sequence MSHSDAITRVSLKRITPDVSGAMGALHGAAVSAARDAKVEPELLELLRIRASQINGCAFCLDMHTKDARAQGETEQRIYALNAWRETPFFTERERAALALTEAVTLVHDGHVPDAVYAEAAEVFDEEQIAALIWAATVINAYNRIAIAQRMAPGSYEPKQRAN; translated from the coding sequence ATGTCCCACAGCGATGCCATAACCCGCGTGTCCCTCAAGAGAATTACCCCCGACGTCTCCGGAGCGATGGGCGCTCTGCATGGTGCCGCCGTTTCCGCGGCGCGCGATGCCAAGGTCGAGCCGGAGCTGCTCGAGCTGCTCAGAATTCGCGCGTCCCAGATCAACGGCTGTGCGTTCTGCCTCGACATGCACACGAAGGACGCCCGCGCGCAGGGCGAGACCGAGCAGCGCATCTACGCGCTGAACGCCTGGCGGGAGACCCCGTTCTTCACCGAACGGGAGCGCGCCGCACTGGCGTTGACGGAGGCAGTGACGCTGGTGCACGACGGGCATGTCCCGGACGCGGTGTACGCGGAGGCTGCCGAGGTCTTCGACGAGGAGCAGATCGCGGCACTGATCTGGGCGGCCACCGTCATCAACGCGTACAACCGCATCGCCATCGCGCAACGTATGGCTCCAGGGTCTTATGAGCCCAAGCAGAGGGCCAACTGA
- a CDS encoding MHYT domain-containing protein, giving the protein MQGTVDGFSYGAVTPVAAYLMACLGGALGLRCIVRTLFNNKQSWKPGWLALGAVSIGCGIWTMHFIGMIGFQVEETRLSYDVGLTVLSLLVAIAVVGVGVFIVGYGGASGGTLSIAGIVTGLGVAAMHYLGMAAIQMDGSIHYALGTVALSIVIAVVAATAALWAAVSIHGFFTSLGASLVMGVAVSGMHYTGMAAVSVHLHDTTGGARGGDSPLSLLLPMLLGPVIFLVLAGAIVMFDPLLVTGDGNEGRSVSRRERGAAGAGAGAGSEGGAAAAGGGSLFEGGEGRRGFGGSEVPPGSAERRRGQYEYEASKSAYEW; this is encoded by the coding sequence ATGCAAGGCACAGTGGACGGCTTCAGCTACGGCGCTGTCACTCCGGTGGCCGCCTACCTCATGGCCTGCCTCGGCGGGGCGTTGGGACTGCGCTGCATCGTCCGGACCCTGTTCAACAACAAGCAGTCATGGAAGCCGGGTTGGCTCGCGCTCGGCGCGGTGTCGATCGGGTGCGGCATCTGGACGATGCACTTCATCGGGATGATCGGCTTTCAGGTCGAGGAGACTCGTCTCAGTTACGACGTGGGGCTGACCGTGCTGAGTCTTTTAGTGGCGATTGCGGTGGTCGGCGTCGGCGTCTTCATCGTCGGGTACGGCGGCGCCTCCGGCGGCACGCTGTCCATCGCGGGGATCGTCACCGGGCTCGGCGTGGCCGCCATGCACTATCTGGGGATGGCGGCGATCCAGATGGACGGGAGCATTCATTACGCACTGGGCACCGTTGCGTTGTCGATTGTCATCGCCGTTGTCGCCGCGACCGCCGCGTTGTGGGCGGCTGTCTCGATCCATGGGTTCTTTACGAGCCTGGGGGCCAGCCTGGTGATGGGTGTGGCTGTGAGCGGCATGCATTACACGGGGATGGCCGCGGTCAGTGTGCATCTGCACGACACGACTGGTGGCGCGCGGGGTGGGGATTCGCCGTTGTCGCTGTTGCTGCCCATGCTGCTGGGGCCGGTCATCTTTCTGGTGCTTGCGGGAGCGATCGTTATGTTCGATCCGCTCCTGGTTACGGGGGACGGGAATGAGGGGCGGTCCGTCTCGCGTCGTGAGCGGGGTGCTGCCGGGGCCGGGGCCGGGGCCGGGAGCGAAGGTGGCGCGGCCGCGGCGGGGGGCGGTTCGCTCTTCGAGGGCGGCGAGGGGCGACGGGGGTTTGGGGGTTCCGAGGTGCCGCCCGGATCCGCGGAACGTCGTCGTGGGCAGTACGAGTACGAGGCCTCGAAGTCCGCCTACGAGTGGTGA
- a CDS encoding SDR family NAD(P)-dependent oxidoreductase: MKTHVVTGGTDGIGKAVAHHYLDRGHEVVVVGRNAEKGKAWLDAARQRSAAERAHFVNADLSLIAETRAAADSVRSSFARVDTLVLCARHFRTSRLVTAEGFENTFAHFYLSRFVLSHGLVDLLEAADTPVILNVAGPGGQAQIHWEDLQLAREYDGQRALMQGGRLNDLLGVDFADRRPDTNVRYVLLNPGTVNTSFSGQYASDIMAHIEVIRRSAQSVEEAITPILKVLDDPPTAPLSAFAQGEPLSPHGPGFTIEEARRLHQHTQKLLAASAARTARG; encoded by the coding sequence ATGAAGACCCACGTCGTCACCGGCGGCACGGACGGAATCGGCAAGGCCGTCGCCCACCACTACCTGGACAGAGGACACGAGGTAGTGGTCGTCGGACGCAACGCGGAAAAGGGCAAGGCATGGCTGGACGCCGCGCGGCAACGAAGTGCGGCCGAGCGAGCACACTTCGTGAATGCCGACCTCAGCCTGATAGCCGAGACCAGAGCAGCGGCTGACAGCGTCCGGTCGTCTTTTGCGAGGGTTGACACCCTGGTGCTGTGCGCCCGGCATTTCCGGACCAGCCGCCTGGTCACGGCCGAAGGCTTCGAGAACACCTTCGCGCACTTCTACCTGAGCCGCTTCGTGCTGAGCCATGGGCTGGTGGACCTGCTCGAAGCCGCTGACACCCCAGTCATCCTCAACGTCGCGGGCCCCGGCGGCCAGGCTCAAATCCATTGGGAAGACCTGCAACTAGCCCGGGAGTACGACGGGCAACGGGCGCTCATGCAAGGCGGTCGGCTCAATGACCTGCTCGGCGTCGACTTCGCGGACCGTCGACCGGACACCAACGTGCGGTATGTGCTGCTCAACCCAGGAACGGTCAACACCAGCTTCTCGGGGCAGTACGCCTCGGACATCATGGCGCACATCGAGGTCATCCGCCGGTCCGCCCAGTCGGTCGAGGAGGCCATAACGCCGATCCTCAAAGTGCTGGACGATCCACCCACCGCACCGCTCAGCGCCTTTGCGCAGGGCGAGCCGCTCAGTCCACACGGGCCCGGGTTCACCATCGAGGAAGCACGGCGGCTGCACCAACACACCCAGAAGTTGTTGGCTGCTTCAGCAGCAAGGACGGCGAGAGGCTGA